The Prinia subflava isolate CZ2003 ecotype Zambia chromosome 6, Cam_Psub_1.2, whole genome shotgun sequence genome contains the following window.
ACCAGGGGGGGACACAGGAGGTTTTCCTCACTGGGGACTCCTGGAAGCCTCCAGCACAGGATTAAGGCTGCTTTCCACAGGCAGCTTTAGTGAGCTTGTGGTTTGGTGCTTtattttctcactgaaggtTGGCAAAGTGTCCTCCTTTATTTCTGGCTCTGACAGGGGTTGCTTGTTCTCTGCAGGACTCTCTAGCTGAAGTTGAGGAGAAATACAAGAAGGCTATGGTGTCAAATGCTCAGCTGGACAATGAGAAAACCAACTTCATGTACCAAGTGGACACCCTGAAGGATGCGCTcttggagctggaggagcagctggcagaaTCCAGGAGGCAGTATGAAGAGAAAAGTAAAGTATGTAAATAGCTCTGGCATGGGAAATAACAGGGAGAGATTTGGAGAGGGGTAGAGATCTTTGGGAGGAGGCAGCTAAATTATTACTCAAGATTTCAACCAAGTAGCTGGTTTAATGAATATGAAGTGGAATACCAATTTGTTGTGTACTTGTGATCATAGAAATGAGAATTTTCCCTAAGCCATTTCTGAAGAAGGGGAGAAATGTTGTAGCTGGTAAAGGCTACATTGATACTATCACATCACATCTCCTTTTCTATTCCATCTCTAAAGTAAATTCATGTGGTTTGTCCATAGGGACTTCTGGAGCACTTTTACACACAAAGATGTCTCCAGGCAGCCTGTGGGAGAATTGTGCTGTTCAGACAATTCAAGCAGCTCCACGGTTAAATGTTGAATTAAGTTTTACATTCATTTAGGAGCTGACAGTGATTTGGtgttaaataataaaactgGGGCTTATGTTTTCAAAACTGCCTTCTTGTAGCTTGGGGCATTTGACTACACCCCACTTCAAAACACAGTTCCTGAAAGATACAgtgtggtttttcctttttacataAAGTCCAGCTGAGTTTCAGTTCATGGCCATGTGGGAAGAGTGGGTTAAATTCCCATCGATTCATCTGTGCAGTCTGAAGGACTGGAGTGTAAAAGCTCTTCAACCTGCTGCTCAGCTTATGAGATGGGCTAAATGATGTCTGTCATGTCAGTGTTTAGTGCAATAATAGCATCTTGGAAAAAGGACAAACTCGATAAAAATTGCACTCTTGTGGGATTGTGATTAGAGGGATATTCAAGAATTACATTGCAGTaagcattttctttgtgtttgggcttattttcctctttttgatGGGGTGCTATTTTTGATTAATAATAATCTTGTGAATATTCCATTATTCACAGGAATTTGAGAGGGAGAAGCACGCTCATAGCATATTGCAGTTTCAGTTCATGGAAATCAAAGAGGCTTtgaagcagagagaagaaatgctTGCAgtaagtaacttttttttttttaatggcttctTTGATTGTACATTCCCAAGTAGCAGTAGAGTGGAGAATATGAGGCATGGAGAATTTTATTCCAAATTCAAGTTACTCACCAGAAGAAATGTTACTGTTTCAGGCCAGACAGGTTCAGAGCTGACTAATGCAAATATTACTTTCCTAAGCATTATCTTATTCTTCCTAAGTATTGCATTTTGGACTGCTGTTTGTGGAGATGCAGAGGAAAATAACAGAACTGTGTAACTTGTTCTAAGTCGTGTTGTGGGTAATAAGATTGTCCTCAGGAGCACAGGTTCAGCTGGGATGTCAGAAACTGTGCATTGTAGATACTCATTTACTTTAGCACCTGGCTTTTTTCATTCTCTGGCCTCACTGCAATCTTGGCCTTCCTTGTTAACCTGTTACCTGCTTTCTGTCTTCTTGTTTTGCTCCTGCCCCTCAGGAAATCCAACAGCTGcaacagaaacagcagagcTATGTCAGGGAAATTTCCGATCTTCAGGAGACAATAGAgtggaaagacaaaaaaataggGGTAGGACTTGTCAGCTCCTGCAATGTGTTCAGAGTGACACTGTCATTCCCCACCTGATCCTGCTTTTGTAAAACCCCATGGATAAAACCCTCCCTCGTGCCTTTGCTTGGTGTGGCTGTCCTATGATGTTGCCAGTGAAGTAGCAAATAGCAAGTGTTGTGTTTGGCCAGTACCTTAAAATCCAAGGAAAACCTAGCAGCTGGTGTGCTTTCAAACCAAGGGTAATTGATTTGCTGTGCTGCACCATTTGCATTTGCCATATGGGGAGAGGAAATGCTATTTATAATGCAATTCCATCAGCACTGAGTTTTCGCTTATTCACATTTAATCTGCGGACTGAGCAGAAACTGGAGTGGGGTAAAGAGGTAGTGCAGCTATTTATAGGCTGTTGGGATGAAAGTCTCCCTTGCTTCTCATCCCTTCCCACCACCTCTTATCACAGCCACATGGAAACCCactctggttttcttttccagttgaACACTGAAAGGcttcctgagcagagcaggagaaagaaaTCTGGCAGCTTGCCCATGTTTGTGATGTCCAACAATTTGTAGCAGCTTCAAACTGAACATTGTCTAATTTTTTTGAGTTGTTCTATTTGTACCTATATAGAAATACTGGGAGGGGAGAGTTCAGTAGCCAAATATGCATTTGCACATGGTGCATCCCAGACTAAGGATGACTTAATGGCAGctttcaaattaattaaaatgtaaaataaaaagtctCCTGAAATCCAACGGGCCTAATTCTGTGCCCTTCCATTACCACATGGGAATGGCATGATGTCTTCAGTGTGCTTGCTAAAGCAATGTGGGCATGGATTAGTTTGTCTAGCAGACAAGAATAAAAAGTGGACCCTCATTTGAGGGACTCCTAATGAAGAATTGGGCTCTGAATGTCTTTGGCAGGAAATCTTGGTTCTTGAAGAAGCTGTGCCTTTCTTGGATTTGAAGTTTCTCTCTCTGCATGCAAACTCAGTCCTGTAATCTGTAAACTTGACCTTTTTCATCTGTGCCTCTTCCATCCCCTGAGTATCTTAAATCTGCTCATTTTTGTCTACATTTGCTTTTCACGGCCTTTACTTGtctcccttcctttcttcaCATCTCCTCGCCCTCTGTCTGTGTTGGGAACTCAGGCACTAGAGAGGCAGAAAGATTTCTTTGATTCCATAAGGAGTGAGCGGGATGACCTTAGAGACGAAGTGGTTGTGCTGAAGGAGCAACTGAAGGTATGCAAgaggaataaaagaaatttatatTCATCTGCTGACCCTTCCCCCCTGTACGTTTGGGCAGAAAAATTAAGTCTAGCTCAGTAGCAATAGCTCAATTTTCATGTTGCCTATAAATTGCCATTTTTCAGGGGTTTTGAATATAAAGTCCTTTCCCCTACTATTGATTGTGAGTTCTTAGTGTAGACTGGAGTATAAAGAAGGTTTTTTGTAGGAGACACTTCTGTGAGGAACATCTTATGCAGCagatttatgttaaaaaaaaccaaaagagcTGGGATCACATGCTTTCTGTCAGAGTGGCTGAACTGAGAACTGCAATATCTGTTCTCCTTCCTGACTCCCAGCCATATTTAATGGAATGATTGAAGCAATTGTTTATTCAGAGTATCTTGGACAAGAGCACTTGACAATCCTTCCCTTTCCGAGCAGCAGGCTCTAAAGCATTGCTTTTGCTTCCCACAGAAACATGGAATAATCCCAGACTCTGATATAGCCACCAACGGGGACACCTCAGACATTCTGGATAACGAAGGACACTTGGATTCTTCCCGACCTGCTCCAGGCACCACTCAGGCATTAAagccaggaggggaggggatgcTAGGTAAGTGCTGTGTGTCctctcagcccctcctgcctgtcTGTCCTTCATTCAGCCACCTTGCTTGGGTGGGGCAGTTGTGAGTGGGACAGTTAACACCACGCAGCATGCTCCTTGTCCAATCTCTCCTGTGCTTTTCCCTGCTTCGTGTTGATTTTGGCTCCCAGTGTGTCGTGCAGGGCAGACTTCACTTCCCCTGCAAGGTGACAAAGGATGGGAATACAAATAGGACATTGCAGATAAGGAGCAGTCATTCACATCGCCGTTTAAACCCTGAATTGCAAAATTGTCCCAGGATAATCCTACTGCTGCTCAGTATTTTTCAGGACACACCTTAaataatcaggggaaaaaaaggcattttggtTTTCTATAAAGAGTTTGTATGTTGGTTCATTGATACCCCTGAGAACTCTGCTtgaacagcagtgctgggctctgccaaaGCACACCAAAGGataaattctttatttctctgctaTTGAACTCTTTAAATTAACACTTCTGTGTCTTCACTCGTTACACTGACACTTAAATTCAAAGGATATAATTGATGTGGACAGCGCTAGGAAGGAGAAATCTGGTTGGCAAAACCCCTTCATGCTTTTATGTGGTGAATGGCCATTAGAGAACTATTGTACTCATGTAAGGAGAGAAAGTGATATTTTTTGGTTTgtcggattttttttttgttctaaatgAACATACTAATAAATAGCTGCAGGCAGCCAATTGTTGAAAGTGCAGGTTCTCTTGCTTTGAGCGTTTGGCTGCTTTTTCATCActcagtttctgaaaacaatgTGAAACACCAAAAACCAAGGTAAgggtgtatttttaaatgtaacatGTTTTCTTACGTCTCCTaaccctgtttttttttttaagaatagaTACAGCATAGACCCAAAAACTAACAACAAACACTATTGTTTTAATGTCTGttgcttttaaatataaatcGAAGGGAAACTGTtacaacaaaaataactttaaaagaACCACAGAAGTCCTCACCCATTTGGGTGGCTGAAATAAGGGGCACAGATTACCTGAGCTTTGATCTGTGTTGAGAGGTCTGAACAGCCAAATCATTTGCTTGCCAATCAGATTTTACATTCAGTGTCCATCACGTGCACTGATGATGCCTGtctgagatttttaaaagcaaaatattactGAATAATCCTTCATGATTCCATTGTAACAGCATCAGACCCCTGCATGGATAGAGGGGCGTCAGGGTTAAAGTTGTAGAGAGAATTGCTGAGGAGAAGCAGTCCTTAGAGGCCCTTCTGCAGGTATTGCTGTTAAATTGCACTGCTTCAACCCGTTGTTCTCCTCTGCCAAAGCTGTCATTCCCACAGCCAAGAGCAGAGAGCTCCTCCTTTACAAAAACACCAGCCAGCACCAGAGACTTCTTGCTTTGAGAGGGTGGTGGTGAGTTTCACTGATCAACCCCCTGGATCCTTACTAATTCAATCGCTGCTTTGCCTCACAAAATTGGCAAAAGCTGATCTTTTATTAACCCGTTCTTCTCGTTCTGTCTGCCGGGTTTTAAGTGGGGAGGTAAGTGCTGTGGTGTGGCCCCCTCAACTTTCTCAATGGTCTTTTAGGCAAAGCCAATGAAGTGGAgatgaaaaatgagattttggaggatgtggggaaaagagaaatcttGCAGAATACTGAGCATGAGGAACACAAAGAGGagtctgaggaggaggaggaagcacaGCCATTGCATGCTGCTGAAAATGCAAAGGCAGAACACATGGTTGAAGAACGGGACGCCCCGCCAACAGTGATGATCCCAGAGAGTAGGTGTGCAGAGCAAGGCCAAAGCCTCACAGCACCTGTGTCAGGGAGCGCTTCCTCcaacagtgacagtgacacagatGGCTTGGGAGAGGTCACAGAGTCCAGGGGCACGGCAGTCCAGCAGCCTGAGAGTACAGAGGCTGAACGGACAAATGAGAACTTGGAGCTGGGCTCTCCACAAGGCCACCAGATTTTTGAGACTCCTCAGGAAATGTTTTGTGACTCAGGTACAGAGCAGGAAGTGGGAGAAGCTGCACCCAACCAGGAAGAACAAGAGGATCTGGTTTTAAGCAGCCATTCCCTGAGTGATAATGAAATGGCTGAAGGCTCTGACAGTACAAGTGAGAGCAGTGAGTTGGTTTCTAACCAGGCAGGGCTACCTGAGGGAGCAGTGGCAGGCTTGCTTAGGGAGGAGGGAAATGTGGAGAGTTCCACTCCAGGGGAAGCCCAGCACTCAGAAGAAAGTGCTGAAAACAAGGCTGCAAATGTCCTGGAGGAAAAGTTTGTTGACTGCACTGATGGAAAAAGTGACAAAACAGCAGATGACAGAGCTGAAGAAGAAGATGAGGCTGGGAACACAGTTCAGGGTCTGCCTAGGGAAACTGAGTCTGTGGGTTtgcaggggacagagccacATGAAAGGGATGTCCCAGCAGAGGCACTTGAAAAGGAAGGTGGAGAACATCAGGCACCCATCCAGCCCGCTTCTTCAGAGGACAGTCCTTCAGCACCCCCAGAGGAACCAAGTACACAGGGTAAAACTGAAGATGAAATGGCTACAGCTGAGAAAGATGGACAGAAGGAAGAATTGATGGAAGAGCTGGAGAAGCGTTCAGGTTCTACTGAAGCAGGCGAGCAAGGTGTGGCATCTGTGGAGACAGGAGGCTGCATTCCCAAGGGAATGGGAagtgagctgcagcaggcacagccaggaacaGAGGCGGAGACAGAGGTGACCACTCAGGAAACCCATTTAGACCCGAGCCTTTTAGGTGATGAAATTAAGAAGTCAGGATTGGAAACAGGGGATGAGGCTGAGGAAGGACAGGAGAGTAGGATGGAATGGGCAGAAGATTTGAATCCAAAGGTAGAGGTTCAAACAAGTCAGTGCAGTGAAGAAATGGCAGGTGGtccagaaggagagaaaaacattCCTTTAGAGGGGGAAGTGCAGAAGGTGGTTAAACAAGCAGAAGGTGAATGTAAAGAGGAGTCAGGTGTAGGTGTTACTGCAGCTACTGAAAACAAAGCCAGTaaagaaacactgaaagaaaatgagcaaGAGGTGGAGCTTGCAGACCACCCTGGTGGGGAATTTGCTTCTGAGGAAGGTGTAAGTAATGCCCTGGCACAGAAGTCTCTGCAGAATGACGACATTAGTGAACAAGTTACACTGGAGGAAGATGTAAATAATTCCCTGGCACAGGAACCTGTGCAGGATGAAAACATTGGTGTACAAGTTAAATTGGAGGAAGGTGTAAATAATTCTGTGGCACAGGAACCTGTGCAGGATGAAAACATTGGTGTACAAGTTAACTTGGAGGAAGGTGTAAATAATTCTGTGGCACAGGAACCTGTGCAGGATGAAAACATTAGTGTACAAGTTAAATTGGAGGAAGGTGTAAATAATTCCCTGGCACAGAAGCCCGTGCAGGACGACAACATTAGTGAAGAAGTGAAATTGGAGGAACAAGCAGAGGAGAGCCTGGAAGATGATGGTGATGCATTTGATTTCGATGAAGAGTCAAATCAAATACTAGAATCTGATGAAAAATGTGATGGAGATGAAGCTGATACACAAAGAGAAGAGGGTGATGGAGCAAATGGTGCTGCTGGAAAAACTGCCCACACGGacaaagctggagagggaacagACAAAATGGAAACCAAAGATGCTTTGACCAAAGGTGAAGTCCTGCAGCATAAAAAAGATGAACCTGAAGGAACAGGGTGCTTGCAAGGGGAAGCGTCAGGGAAAACTGATGTGGAGGAAGATGAAATCAAAGTATCAGATTCTAGTAAACTGGGAAAATTACAGGATGAAGAAGTTTTGGAACAGGTTTTGGAAAGTGCTTTCATTAAGAGGGCTGAAAGCAGGGAGGATTTGCAGGCTGGCAGAAGGAGTAAGGGTAGATCCAGAGATGACTGTACCATCTCCTGAGTTCAGAATCTCAAACCTACGTGAGTTCCATGCCCTGTGACCAGTCCCAGGACACAAACATGCACTTTGCACAAGACATCAGACCTTGGAATACCCTTAGAGCTTTGTCTTTGTAGGTAACTCAGCCTAAAGCATGGATATGGTAATGATGCAAGTATGGTAATGATGCTCTTGTGTTGTACCCAGCCACAAGAAATCGAGACTGTCTCGGGTTGAAAGCTTATCACCTTGTGAGGAAGCTTCACAACTTGACCATTCAAACTATTATGCAATTAAAGTACCTCTAGTGTGGATAGCTGCTCCTGGGGATTtctacaggatttttttttattattctagCCTAGTTGATCAATATCTTGAATGCACATTGGGCCTTTGTGAACTTATGCACATTATGCTTACTTGTACTTCAATCTACAGCAAGCACATTAACTCTTCATGAAGGAACTCAGCCAGATCACCAGTTTCACTGATGGTGAAACTTCTTTCAGAATGATTAAAGCCTATGAACCaatctcttatttttttaacatgaagaaaaaagatattttcattCCACTTTGTGTGTATTTCTTACATGGTCATATTCCAAAATACAGTTAGATCACTGTGAATCTGCTTAGTCTGAGCACTTTGGAAGAGCAATGCACAGTTTGGAGAAAGTGCAACATACAGGTCTTAGTTTGCTGAAAGgaataaatatatacatgtttACTTCATCCAGGCACTTTGCCACTACCACAGTAGGCCTTTTACACCATGTCTTGCatggtgtttttattttttccagagaaagtGTCAATACACAGTGTAATGTGTGCTTAGGTTTGCTATCAAGTACTGTCAGATATCAATAtataaaatatctatttttccaagaaaaatttttgtttaaaatttgcttattgcattatatattttttgCAAACTCTGATTCTGAAAGAATGTTTTTATCTCTGAAACAAATCTTATCTCTTCCCTTCTGAAAAGAAGATAACTTTGCATGTCTTAACTCTTGCTGGATATCAGACCAAAGAGGACTGTTGTTTTGTGTACTAGCCCCACTGTGGCTTTTGGAAAAGCTGGGTTGCTTTGAGTTGCTGGCATAAATTAGGCTCTTGGACTCCCTTGCTGTATTTCCTCTTGCATCTCTGCTAGTGCTTGGGAAGAGAGCATGTTTTGCAtatataaatattcatttaaagTGTTAAGCAGTGCATGTCCCAAGGGAATGCAGATCGAGGGGGGTTCGAGGGGGGGTTCGGGCTGTGGAAGGCTGAGTTTGTGTTGATGTTACAAAGTTGTCAGAGCGCAGACAGACTGCAAAATTGGAAGATGTATATCAAAATGTACTGCTgtatataatttaaataaacatattttatacTTTAAAATACCTGTCCAGAGCACTGTTTCTAAACCTGCACAAGGAGTTATTTAAACCTGTATCATTTCAACAccatttttctgcagctgttgtTCAATTTATTACCTTGTGCTACGTAGCTACAAGAGCCATCTCCCTAGGACTGGGCAGCCTCGGGGTTTGAGCACCTTGAATATGTGATGGCACCTTAACTGTAGAGCTCTAACAGGTCTGTAACCCTGTAACTCCTTTCATGTGGCTTCTCTCCAACTTACAGCAGATCCACCGTGGTTTCTGTAAGTATTGGCAGTTGTTCCTAAGGGTTTACTCTAGATGCTAATCCAAAAAGTCATAGATCTTATAAGCATTTCTTATTAGCATGTAGCAGTGTTTATTTAAAGATTTGGCTGTGCTATACTCTCAACAGTAATATGTGGTTTAATGTTGGAAGTGGGTTTTAATTGGTAAATAGACTTAAACAGATCATTAAGTGGTCTTACCGGGCTTCACCTGTACTGTGGATGGATCTATCAGAGTCAAATTAGGCAACGTGCCATTATATCCCGTGTTTCTTACGAGttcatttctgattttcacTAGTTTTTCCACTTCCAAAGAAAAGACAGCATCTTTAAGAGAATTCCTTTTTAAAGCCATATCACAGGAGCAGAAACACCTCCAATCTTACCTGTCCATGCACCAGCTTGGATCCCACTCCCAGTGTAACTGGGAACAAGACCATGGAGAGGCAGTGCAGCGTAGCTGTTGTGCCAGAAATCCACCCTGGAATGTTGAAAACGAGAATGTGACCCAAGGATGAATCTTTGTCTTCCAGAATAACCCCAAATGCTCGCTGGGTTTTCTGGTCATCACCTAGTGGCACATAAATGCTGTAGCCCAGGTCTGTGCATATCAGAGCTAGCCTGAAATCCTTTCAAAAGCAGTATCTCAAGAAACTTACTTGATAAAAAAGGGGAATAAATAGTGCAAAGGTCTTGGTCAATATCTTCTTTGCTATAGAGAAGAACAGTCCTCCTGTGCTCCTCAAAAGCAGTACTGCAAGCTGGTGTCTTCCAAATCCTGTGCTGTTCCTGGCAGCACCCCTCTTCTGAGAAAGACAGGAAAGCATTTTCTCATCATCCAAAATAGATGGACAGATCTGGAGAAGGAGCATTGCCCAACCTGCTTCTGACAGCTGGATTCTTGCAGGCTGTTCTGAATAGCTGCTTGGGGCTGGGATTTCATGGGATGTCTTTCCATCCTCCAAGACCAGTTTATCCCTTTCATTTACATCATGGTTCATTATTTCCTGGGCCACACATCGTGTAAATCACACAGGTAAAACCAGCAGCCTCCCATCCCATGCTCCCCTCTTAGTGGAAAGCCATGGAGGATGGATGTGTGGCTGGTTTGGGAATGTTTGGGCCACTGGGGGGGCAGCACCTGAGTAAGCAATGCCTGGAGTCACCTGCAGTGCCGAGGCAGTGAGATCAGATCAGTCACTGGACttgggagctgtggcagcaccGTGCTCaccctgctgtgtcctgctcccTCACAGGCCCCATCTCCTCCTCGGCCTCTGTAAACTCTGTGGCCATGAACTGGTGCAGTGAGTACCCTGGGAATCACCTTCCCAAAGTGAAGTGAGGTGAATGTCACACTCTGATTATTCACTGGAGCATCTTTCTATGTGGAGTAAGGTTAATGACTGTTACAGATGAGAATTTTAATTAGCTGCTTCCTGTCCTGATTCAATAGACTGTTCTTTGCTGCCTGTTCTCAAGGTCCTCAGATTCGGTGGAAAAATATCTCGTAAATGCAAAATCAAGGTGACCCTGCAGAGTAAGTTTTCTGTGTTAATGTGGGGGTTTAAGATAAGTGAAACCCAAGAGGCCCTCATCTCGACAGGCAGAATATGAATGGCAATTTAAGCAAActaattttttccctgctgcctgcatgtCCCAATGGGGTGCACAGATGTCTGTAATGAGGGCAGAGAGAACTGAGGGTGAGATCAAACTTGACAGTTCACCCCAAAATGCATCCTTTTTGCAGGAAAAGGGCTTTGGGGAACCCAGTGTCCTTCCTCACTGGAAGCTGGAAGAGGTCTCCTTTCTTCAGGCAGGCAGGTTTCACCCCACAGCAGTGGTTGTGTTAATGAAAGTCACAACTAAATTATTTCCAGGATCAAAGTGTGTTACTTGGCCCTTTTGGAGTCAATACATTTGGGCTAATTTTGTAGTGGCCTAAAGGTTTCCTGCTGCACCAGTCCTCATTCTCTTTCCAATCCTTGGAACTCCATTTCTTAATCTTTGCTGGCCTGTAAATCCCAACACAGTCTCTTGAGTCCAAGTATCTCCAAGCTGTTTGCTGCTCTTGCTTTCTTCATTggcctttgtttttcttccatatCTTTCATCTTTTGCAGAATTTTTGTCTtaagttttctttccttcccataTAGATCTGTgaaattgttttattgttttgaaGGGGTTTATACTCAGAAATTTTGGTTGTGGGTGATATTTACCAAAAAAGTGGGTTCgggtcttttttgttttttcatatcAGTGCTCAGGTGAAACAATGTTGGGTGTGTTACAAAtggatgaaaaacaaaaagaatagGACTTCAGGAGGTTCAAAATTAATCCATAGATCTGCTGAACTGGGATCTCACGCTCAGATCTGTATTTGGGTATTGCATCAGAAGCCAAGGTAAAGGTTTTATTCCATGCTCTGGAGTGGGACTATATGGGGGGGTGTATTCCCAGGAGGGGAATGACATACTGTATTAATGTCTGCTGTACTTCCATTGGGAAGCCAGTTTCCACCATGACTTGATTCAATACAGACTCTTGATTCCCTTTAAGTGCGTGTgctaacaagaaaaaaaggaagaaccACAAGACTTTGGCCTTTTCAGGAGTTGTCATCAAAGaagaaatggtatttttaaagctcttcAAAAAACTTTGagtctctctctctcagcaGAATTTACCTGGTAAAAGCCCACCAGGCTCTTATGTGTAATTTACCTTGCTTTCCTAAGTTTAAGAAAAGATCTTTTCCTTGAGTGACCTTTGGATTTTAACCATTTGATCAGCAGGCCAGACCTCAGCTGTGGAGttgagctctgagcagcctgggctctgcactgctggcaAGGGAGGCCAGCTGAACAAACCTGCAGTGAGACCCAGCTGAGGTCAACAGATCCTCTCCTAATGGGTGCATTTGAATGTGATGTTGCAGCATGCTCCTGCCTGAGGTGTACCTGAACAAACGGAGCTTGTTAATTAATGAGGTCATTTGGGTGGTAAGAAAATGTGCTTTCTCACATTGCAGCCCTtaatggggaaggaaaaaaaggaaatgattTGGTTGCTTACTTTGTAGTTCTTTTTCCCAGCTGTCTCATTCTGTAGAGTGCACTTTATTAATGAAGGCTGCACATACCCATACTTCCAAGTCTAAATGTAGGACAACAGTTGTGCAGATTGTCCATTTCCTCTTGATGTTTGACCTGGAGAATTGactctgcagagaaaacaaTGTTTTACCAGACTGCTGCGttcaaaacacaaataatttgACGGGCCAATGTTTTTCTGGTCATAATGTTGGAGCTAAAATGTCACTGCCATGTAAAAGAAGGGAAGAGTTAAAAAGTGCTGAGAATGTGCTTAGCTGTGATTATAGGTGTTTACAGTATTGTCATTGTGTTAAACTGTCAAGATGTTGTGAGATTTTGTGTTGCAGTTGTGCTTGACCCTAGAGTTCTTGCATGCTAACCTAACGTAGAAGATTAGCCTCTTTGCATGCAGCTGGCTGCTGGGACAAGCATGTTCTGTGAGAATGCCATaactgccctggctgcagccccctcccagccccgtCCGGGCCTCGTGTCCTGTGGTACGTGCCCTCACTCCCCCTTCAGTAGCCACTAACCTGAACGGGTCAGGCTCGTGCCTCAGATGCGCTCCCCGTGCGCCGCTCGATCAGCCAGCTCTGACCTCTGCCTTTTCTCTTCCAGACAGGCTGAAAAAGCTCATCGATGAACGGGAGTCCTTGCTAGACCAGGTAATCACAGGGCGAGTGAAGAGCAGTAAATGGTTAAGGAAATGGAAATAGCCCACACACGAGGTgtagagcagcagtgctgtggtcaGGTTGCTCTTGCTGAGGACTTGCTGCCTTTTCTGGCCACTCTGTTCTTTCTCCAGAACATTCCTCCTGTATGTTAACTCAGGATACACAGAAGATATGACCCAGTGTGCCTCTTATTTATGAATAGTAATCCTTCAGATCGGCCAAGCCCAAGGGAAAAACAGGCATGGCTTGGAAATTGTAGAAGCAAATTTTCTTTCCGAGAGTAAGCCCTCCCCTCTGCTGGGTCTGTGGGTAAATGGGCCATTTGGAAAGGTTTGTTGGAGGAACTGCAGATGGGTAAAGAGCAATTAAAG
Protein-coding sequences here:
- the LRRFIP1 gene encoding leucine-rich repeat flightless-interacting protein 1 isoform X28 yields the protein MYSPEGVRRAVGIFRGCSPSSGTQRRRGGAFREDAGGFRGRCAPSPGAPSALPRARLPLPARSPLRPRAAPGASGRAPPPQTAGAMDAAADCLSPAAQQQAEARLAAKRAARAEAREIRMKELERQQKEIYQVQKKYYGLDTKWGDIEQWMEDSERYSRRARRNASASDEDERMSVGSRGSLRPSEYSCYLGSGSRASSRASSARASPVIEERPEKDFEKGARTVSSLSAATLASLGGTSSRRGSGDTSISADTEASIREIKDIYELKDQIQDVEGKYMQGLKELKDSLAEVEEKYKKAMVSNAQLDNEKTNFMYQVDTLKDALLELEEQLAESRRQYEEKSKEFEREKHAHSILQFQFMEIKEALKQREEMLAKHGIIPDSDIATNGDTSDILDNEGHLDSSRPAPGTTQALKPGGEGMLGKANEVEMKNEILEDVGKREILQNTEHEEHKEESEEEEEAQPLHAAENAKAEHMVEERDAPPTVMIPESRCAEQGQSLTAPVSGSASSNSDSDTDGLGEVTESRGTAVQQPESTEAERTNENLELGSPQGHQIFETPQEMFCDSGTEQEVGEAAPNQEEQEDLVLSSHSLSDNEMAEGSDSTSESSELVSNQAGLPEGAVAGLLREEGNVESSTPGEAQHSEESAENKAANVLEEKFVDCTDGKSDKTADDRAEEEDEAGNTVQGLPRETESVGLQGTEPHERDVPAEALEKEGGEHQAPIQPASSEDSPSAPPEEPSTQGKTEDEMATAEKDGQKEELMEELEKRSGSTEAGEQGVASVETGGCIPKGMGSELQQAQPGTEAETEVTTQETHLDPSLLGDEIKKSGLETGDEAEEGQESRMEWAEDLNPKVEVQTSQCSEEMAGGPEGEKNIPLEGEVQKVVKQAEGECKEESGVGVTAATENKASKETLKENEQEVELADHPGGEFASEEGVSNALAQKSLQNDDISEQVTLEEDVNNSLAQEPVQDENIGVQVKLEEGVNNSVAQEPVQDENIGVQVNLEEGVNNSVAQEPVQDENISVQVKLEEGVNNSLAQKPVQDDNISEEVKLEEQAEESLEDDGDAFDFDEESNQILESDEKCDGDEADTQREEGDGANGAAGKTAHTDKAGEGTDKMETKDALTKGEVLQHKKDEPEGTGCLQGEASGKTDVEEDEIKVSDSSKLGKLQDEEVLEQVLESAFIKRAESREDLQAGRRSKGRSRDDCTIS